One genomic segment of Rhizorhabdus phycosphaerae includes these proteins:
- a CDS encoding LuxR C-terminal-related transcriptional regulator: MDGTPPNLWHDRPMLIQTKLAPPNRSIDVLWRDALVERITTSAKQLVVVSAPAGYGKTTLLSQCHAQWRREDVAVAWYSVDDSKFEADQFFAYLMAALSRAGLPLPYSREAIDAGLPGLAVEAAARAIVLALEASEEPVRLIIDDYHRIASPKTNLFLEYVIERMPSHAAIVIALRGIPEIALASLRLNGQLLQLEQRDIRFSDSEARAFISDQSGKVDWSELIDRTQGWPAALQLLRLWLAGRDHVDTLDHLTRRSTDLADYLAEQVFSRLSEDTQQFLLETSIAQRISKGLGDAITGRDDSAQMLDQLRRQNLLIAPLDEEGVWYRFHPLLREFLYDALAQGRQARLDDLHLRAANWLAAENLLPEALAHAALVSDHAAALGIIEAAGGWRMAIRGGLALLRHLDDLDHVTPGEFPRVTLGQAYYAAQHGRLIEARSLLNGLLEARPIESLEETDPALACEILCNHLVTLIYEDRCFPSDCLPILERQLANGSHDPTLRVLLHHLSCLASFDRGDDLWCRVHGEKACKLARLHQLPLLEVYAYQYLGLSQLRTGRRREAELYFRRSLEQATRHFGEGSPQVAVAIALLAYTLYLSGDLSTATDLLESALPVIEATEGWHEVFVAAYATQAWFSIRTGNLIQAEQIMQRGRETSDRRNLPRLRYQLDLLQTRMLLSVGDVDRAMQMLDELGPPCALFRKRDRRLSCDYGIAMMAGLLQRGVSDGAAMASLEAETADAGSVGLDIEMHILRAAASAVADRRMDAAHAFRLALETTESEGLIGVVSQFGALLPIVLAACEGALHIFEPAQRTVVARLMQNSPVVRRGMSAVPPPASDVVVTPREVDVLRALADGLSSKEMARTLGVAESTIKTHRINIYRKLDVATRSRAIAAARNLRLI; encoded by the coding sequence GTGGATGGGACGCCACCAAACTTGTGGCATGATCGACCGATGCTCATCCAGACTAAACTGGCTCCGCCGAACAGGTCGATCGATGTTCTGTGGCGCGATGCACTTGTCGAGAGGATCACCACCTCGGCGAAGCAGTTGGTCGTCGTCTCGGCGCCGGCGGGCTATGGCAAGACCACATTGCTCAGCCAGTGTCACGCGCAGTGGCGCCGCGAAGATGTTGCGGTAGCCTGGTACAGCGTCGACGATTCGAAGTTCGAGGCGGATCAGTTTTTCGCTTATCTTATGGCTGCCCTGAGCCGTGCCGGATTGCCTCTTCCTTATTCGCGGGAGGCGATAGACGCAGGCTTGCCGGGCCTTGCCGTCGAAGCGGCTGCGCGCGCGATCGTTCTTGCCCTGGAGGCCAGCGAAGAGCCCGTGCGGCTCATCATAGACGACTATCACCGCATCGCATCGCCCAAGACCAACCTCTTTCTGGAATATGTCATCGAACGGATGCCGTCGCATGCCGCCATCGTCATCGCGTTGCGGGGCATACCTGAAATTGCGCTGGCGAGCCTGCGACTGAATGGTCAGCTGTTGCAGCTGGAGCAACGCGATATCCGGTTCTCCGACAGCGAGGCCAGAGCCTTTATCAGCGACCAGTCGGGCAAAGTGGACTGGAGCGAACTGATCGACCGCACGCAAGGTTGGCCCGCAGCCTTGCAGCTTCTGCGACTCTGGCTGGCGGGGCGCGACCATGTCGATACGCTCGATCATCTGACTCGCCGATCGACCGATCTGGCCGATTATCTTGCAGAGCAGGTCTTTTCGCGGTTGTCCGAAGACACCCAGCAATTCCTGCTGGAGACATCGATCGCACAACGCATCAGCAAGGGGCTCGGCGACGCGATCACCGGACGCGACGACAGCGCGCAGATGCTGGATCAGCTTCGCCGCCAGAATCTGCTCATTGCGCCGCTGGACGAGGAAGGGGTCTGGTACCGCTTTCATCCTCTGCTCCGCGAATTTCTCTATGATGCGCTGGCCCAGGGGCGCCAGGCGCGGCTGGACGATCTGCATCTTCGTGCGGCCAATTGGCTGGCGGCGGAAAATCTGTTGCCGGAAGCGCTGGCGCACGCCGCTCTGGTGTCGGACCATGCAGCGGCACTCGGCATTATCGAAGCTGCCGGCGGATGGCGAATGGCGATACGGGGTGGTCTCGCCCTGTTACGGCATCTCGACGATCTGGACCATGTCACGCCCGGAGAATTTCCGCGCGTGACGCTCGGCCAGGCCTATTATGCGGCGCAGCACGGCCGGTTGATCGAGGCGCGGTCGCTGCTGAACGGGTTGCTGGAAGCCAGGCCCATCGAGTCTCTGGAGGAGACCGATCCTGCTCTGGCCTGCGAGATATTGTGCAACCATCTCGTGACGCTGATCTACGAAGATCGTTGCTTTCCATCGGATTGCCTACCGATCCTCGAGCGCCAGCTGGCGAATGGGAGCCACGATCCTACGCTGCGCGTCCTGCTCCATCATCTCTCCTGTCTCGCGAGCTTCGATCGGGGAGACGACTTGTGGTGCCGGGTCCATGGAGAGAAAGCCTGCAAACTGGCGCGTCTGCACCAACTCCCCCTGCTCGAAGTCTACGCCTACCAGTATCTGGGCCTGTCCCAGCTGCGGACCGGGCGGCGGCGGGAGGCGGAACTCTATTTTCGTCGCAGCCTCGAACAGGCCACCCGTCATTTCGGTGAAGGCAGCCCCCAGGTTGCAGTGGCGATCGCCCTTCTGGCGTACACGCTGTACCTTTCAGGCGATCTGTCCACCGCCACCGATCTTCTGGAATCTGCGCTTCCGGTGATTGAGGCGACGGAAGGCTGGCACGAGGTTTTCGTCGCGGCCTACGCGACACAGGCCTGGTTCTCCATACGCACCGGCAATTTGATTCAAGCTGAACAGATCATGCAACGCGGCCGGGAAACGTCGGACCGACGCAACCTGCCTCGCCTGCGCTATCAACTGGATCTGCTGCAGACACGCATGTTGCTCAGCGTAGGTGATGTGGATCGAGCGATGCAGATGCTCGATGAGCTCGGCCCACCCTGTGCGCTGTTTCGTAAGAGGGATCGACGGCTGTCTTGCGATTATGGAATCGCGATGATGGCCGGTCTGCTGCAACGGGGCGTGAGCGACGGTGCGGCAATGGCCTCGCTGGAGGCTGAAACCGCCGATGCAGGATCGGTCGGTCTTGATATTGAGATGCACATTCTGCGAGCCGCAGCATCGGCGGTGGCCGACCGCCGAATGGATGCCGCGCACGCTTTTCGCCTGGCCCTGGAGACGACGGAGAGCGAGGGACTTATCGGTGTCGTCTCACAGTTCGGAGCGCTTCTGCCCATCGTGCTGGCTGCCTGCGAAGGGGCGCTCCATATTTTTGAGCCAGCCCAACGTACCGTTGTCGCGCGGCTGATGCAGAATAGCCCGGTGGTGCGGAGAGGCATGAGCGCGGTGCCCCCGCCTGCCAGCGACGTCGTCGTGACCCCACGCGAGGTCGATGTCCTGCGCGCACTGGCGGACGGGCTGTCGAGCAAGGAAATGGCCCGAACGCTCGGCGTAGCTGAAAGCACGATCAAGACTCACCGCATCAATATCTATCGCAAGCTGGATGTCGCGACCCGGTCGCGTGCGATCGCTGCGGCCCGCAATCTCCGGCTCATCTGA
- a CDS encoding type 1 glutamine amidotransferase domain-containing protein yields the protein MTRTILFALTGQGDLGQTGAKTGVWLEELAAPYQMLSAAGFDILFATPGGKPAQLDPASLEEPWLQPAGHWFRAQKQALAQLEAPLDLANVVASRIDAIFLVGGTGTLWDFPGCRPLGALASTLLAENRPVAAICHGVVGLLTATAADGQPLAAGKSLTCFSNEEEAMLEYDKLVPLLAETELVAQGALYSKAAPFEAHVVEDGLLITGQNPASAGPLAKALLARLGTPLP from the coding sequence ATGACCAGAACCATCCTCTTCGCACTCACCGGACAAGGCGATCTGGGACAGACTGGTGCCAAGACCGGCGTGTGGTTGGAAGAGCTGGCGGCTCCCTATCAGATGCTCAGCGCAGCCGGTTTCGACATTCTCTTCGCAACGCCGGGGGGCAAGCCGGCTCAGCTGGATCCGGCGAGTCTGGAAGAGCCCTGGCTGCAGCCTGCAGGACATTGGTTTCGCGCCCAGAAGCAAGCCCTCGCCCAGCTGGAAGCTCCGCTCGACCTGGCGAATGTGGTCGCCTCCCGGATCGACGCGATCTTTCTGGTCGGGGGCACGGGGACGCTGTGGGATTTCCCCGGCTGCCGTCCACTCGGCGCGCTGGCCAGCACCTTGCTGGCAGAGAACAGACCCGTTGCAGCCATCTGTCATGGCGTCGTCGGCCTGTTGACCGCCACGGCGGCAGACGGCCAGCCGCTCGCAGCGGGCAAGTCGCTCACCTGCTTCAGCAATGAAGAGGAAGCCATGCTCGAATATGACAAGCTCGTGCCGCTTCTCGCAGAAACGGAACTTGTCGCGCAGGGAGCGCTGTACAGCAAAGCGGCTCCCTTCGAAGCGCATGTCGTCGAGGACGGCCTGCTGATCACCGGTCAGAACCCGGCAAGTGCCGGCCCATTGGCAAAGGCCTTGCTCGCGCGTCTCGGAACGCCCTTGCCCTAG
- a CDS encoding FAD-dependent oxidoreductase → MVARRIGIAGCGVGGLAAALLLSRAGERVELFERFDRPQPVGSGLMIQPTGMAVLERLGLAERIRREGARVDRLYGTAGPRVVLDVSYAAMAEPGHHGVGIHRACLFDALHDAVAAQGIPVHGGLTIAGSRIDRDKRVLLFEDGRTSGGFDLIVDGLGSRSALAPPTGHELPYGALWASLDWPDACAFDPHSLTQRYQRASKMAGILPLGSGGNGRERAAFFWSLKRSDLASWQQAGLDVWKEEVRQLWPECDPFLAGIGHQRQMTYARYAHRTLADPTAERLIHIGDSWHSASPQLGQGANMALLDAWALSAALARHADIGEALDAAVVSRRRHVRLYQWLTWAFTPIYQSDSRLLPIVRDRIMGPISKLWPIDRFQALLVSGLFGSPLGPLGLESRRR, encoded by the coding sequence ATGGTTGCCAGGCGGATCGGCATCGCGGGTTGCGGGGTTGGCGGTCTTGCCGCGGCGCTGCTGCTATCCCGGGCGGGCGAGCGGGTCGAGTTGTTCGAGCGCTTCGATAGGCCGCAGCCGGTAGGATCGGGACTGATGATCCAGCCGACGGGCATGGCGGTGCTCGAGCGTCTGGGCCTGGCAGAGCGGATCCGGCGGGAGGGGGCTCGGGTCGATCGTCTATATGGTACCGCAGGCCCGCGGGTCGTTCTCGATGTCTCCTATGCCGCCATGGCCGAGCCGGGCCATCATGGCGTGGGCATTCACCGCGCCTGTCTTTTCGACGCTCTGCATGACGCCGTCGCCGCGCAGGGCATTCCCGTCCATGGTGGCCTGACGATCGCGGGGTCGCGGATCGACCGCGACAAGCGTGTCCTCCTGTTCGAGGACGGGCGGACGAGCGGCGGTTTCGACCTCATCGTCGACGGTCTGGGAAGCCGGTCCGCGCTGGCGCCACCCACGGGACATGAATTGCCTTACGGCGCGCTGTGGGCGAGCCTCGACTGGCCGGATGCTTGCGCTTTCGACCCCCACAGCCTCACGCAGCGCTACCAGCGCGCCAGCAAGATGGCAGGCATCTTGCCCCTTGGCAGCGGCGGCAATGGGCGCGAGCGGGCCGCCTTCTTCTGGTCTCTCAAGCGAAGTGATCTCGCATCCTGGCAACAGGCGGGGCTGGACGTGTGGAAGGAGGAGGTTCGCCAGCTGTGGCCGGAATGCGATCCGTTTCTCGCCGGGATCGGCCATCAGAGGCAGATGACCTACGCGCGATACGCGCATCGCACCTTAGCCGATCCCACCGCCGAGCGGCTTATCCACATCGGCGATTCCTGGCATTCGGCCAGCCCGCAACTGGGGCAGGGCGCCAATATGGCCTTGCTCGACGCCTGGGCGCTTTCGGCGGCCCTGGCGCGGCACGCCGATATCGGCGAAGCGCTCGATGCGGCGGTCGTCTCGCGCCGTCGGCATGTCCGGCTGTATCAGTGGCTGACCTGGGCCTTTACGCCGATCTATCAGTCCGACAGCCGGTTGCTGCCCATCGTGCGCGACCGGATCATGGGGCCGATATCGAAACTATGGCCGATCGACCGGTTCCAGGCGCTGCTGGTCAGCGGGCTGTTCGGCAGCCCCCTCGGCCCGCTCGGGTTGGAGAGCAGACGCCGATGA
- a CDS encoding tyrosine-type recombinase/integrase, whose amino-acid sequence MIETATLPKTGQSFLWDGELKGFGVRVAFSGVKSYVLQYRSPDGRLRRMAYARYPVFTVDEARKEAIRMLADVTRGIDPADAKQAKRAAPTIGDVCDWYLEEAEAGRLLGRRRMPIKASTVRMERSRIERHIRPLIGHRKVVGLKPADIEAMQADIAAGKSAAEKGKGRGRSTTGGAGAASRVISTLHSMCEHAVRLGIIESNPARGARRMASNRRTRRLSAVELGRLGNAMRVAGKRDENPTGLAAVRLIALSGFRLSEAQQVQRVWIDAEAQAVHFPDTKTGAQDRPIGKAALDVLTSQSAIAGCPFVFPSDYGDSHYKQVPDVLVRLCAAAKIEGVTAHTLRHTFGSIAGDMRYAELTIAALLGHGKRGVTQGYIHIEEGLREAADAVSAKIADLLDGRISSVRQDRDPALERPLAA is encoded by the coding sequence ATGATCGAGACCGCCACGCTGCCCAAGACCGGCCAGTCCTTTTTGTGGGACGGCGAGCTCAAGGGATTCGGAGTCCGCGTCGCGTTTTCAGGCGTGAAGTCGTATGTCCTTCAGTACCGTAGTCCTGACGGCCGTCTTCGCCGCATGGCGTACGCGAGGTATCCCGTGTTCACAGTCGACGAGGCACGCAAAGAGGCGATCAGAATGCTCGCCGATGTGACCCGGGGTATCGACCCGGCCGATGCGAAACAGGCGAAGCGTGCCGCGCCGACGATTGGTGACGTCTGTGATTGGTATCTTGAGGAAGCGGAGGCTGGCCGACTCCTCGGGCGCCGACGCATGCCGATCAAAGCTTCGACGGTTCGGATGGAGCGGAGCCGGATTGAGCGACATATTCGGCCGTTGATTGGCCATCGGAAGGTTGTTGGGCTGAAGCCGGCGGACATCGAGGCGATGCAGGCTGATATTGCTGCGGGCAAGAGCGCCGCTGAGAAAGGCAAAGGGCGCGGCCGGTCGACGACGGGCGGCGCCGGGGCCGCGTCTCGCGTAATTTCGACACTTCATTCGATGTGCGAGCATGCGGTCCGCCTCGGAATCATCGAGAGCAACCCCGCCAGGGGTGCGCGGCGGATGGCGAGCAATCGCCGAACGCGCCGCCTTAGCGCAGTGGAGCTTGGTAGGCTCGGCAACGCTATGCGGGTAGCCGGGAAGCGCGACGAGAATCCGACCGGCCTCGCGGCTGTGAGATTGATTGCGCTCAGCGGCTTCCGGCTGTCGGAGGCACAGCAGGTTCAGCGTGTATGGATCGACGCCGAGGCTCAGGCGGTCCACTTCCCGGATACGAAGACGGGAGCGCAGGATCGGCCGATCGGGAAGGCTGCGTTGGATGTGCTGACCTCTCAGTCGGCGATCGCCGGCTGCCCCTTTGTGTTTCCCTCGGACTACGGAGACAGCCACTATAAGCAGGTGCCCGATGTGCTGGTCCGTCTCTGCGCCGCCGCGAAGATCGAAGGCGTCACGGCTCATACGCTGCGCCATACTTTCGGAAGCATTGCCGGCGATATGAGGTATGCCGAACTGACTATCGCAGCCCTTCTCGGGCACGGAAAACGCGGTGTGACGCAAGGGTACATTCACATCGAAGAGGGTTTGCGTGAGGCCGCCGATGCGGTTTCGGCGAAGATCGCAGATTTGCTCGATGGGCGTATCAGTAGCGTTCGACAGGATCGGGATCCAGCGCTCGAGCGACCTCTTGCTGCATAA
- a CDS encoding sensor histidine kinase, with product MTPEVLGRKLGSTDPRERLEAARFLVESAQTSHAGQIEAALGIETVGWVRGALRRALQKVRPNAPAASAPEASELSAVYAAQIYSDALETTAAQLIHEIEPILGSLRLSAEADVPNFDASDTARGLDRLDALVASLSRLRRAASAPKVEELALDRCIYAWVEEEAAGKAVRVLRAGPQDCTVEGDKGLICLSFVNGLRNAIDATKALETENDKYPDITVNWGATDIDAWVAIVDSGVGFRGNVARAFDIGSTTKAGHLGMGLATAQQAMTSMDGSVRLIPGERGVRFEMRWPKAGA from the coding sequence ATGACGCCTGAAGTACTCGGACGCAAGCTCGGCTCGACCGACCCTCGTGAGCGGCTCGAGGCCGCTCGCTTCCTGGTCGAGAGTGCGCAGACAAGCCATGCCGGACAGATTGAGGCGGCGCTGGGCATCGAAACAGTCGGCTGGGTGCGTGGCGCTCTTCGGCGGGCGCTTCAGAAAGTGCGTCCCAATGCGCCGGCTGCCTCGGCGCCGGAGGCGAGCGAGCTGAGTGCGGTTTACGCGGCGCAGATCTATTCGGACGCGCTTGAGACCACCGCAGCGCAGCTCATTCACGAGATTGAGCCGATTCTCGGCTCGCTGCGCCTCTCGGCGGAAGCCGATGTCCCGAACTTCGATGCTTCGGACACTGCGCGCGGGCTCGATCGGCTCGACGCGCTGGTAGCCAGTCTTTCACGCCTGCGGCGGGCTGCAAGCGCGCCCAAGGTAGAAGAGTTGGCGCTCGACCGCTGCATCTATGCGTGGGTCGAAGAGGAAGCGGCTGGCAAGGCAGTTCGCGTCCTACGCGCGGGGCCCCAAGATTGCACGGTCGAAGGAGACAAGGGTCTGATCTGCCTGAGTTTCGTGAACGGACTGCGGAACGCGATCGACGCGACAAAGGCGCTAGAAACCGAAAACGACAAATATCCTGACATCACCGTCAACTGGGGGGCGACCGATATCGATGCCTGGGTGGCTATCGTAGACTCGGGCGTGGGGTTCCGAGGCAATGTTGCGCGCGCCTTCGATATTGGATCAACCACCAAGGCAGGCCATCTCGGCATGGGCCTCGCGACGGCGCAACAAGCGATGACCTCCATGGATGGGAGCGTCCGTCTGATCCCGGGTGAGCGTGGCGTGCGGTTCGAGATGCGCTGGCCGAAGGCCGGGGCATAG
- a CDS encoding response regulator: MRILLVEDKPDFAATIDKALRAVDGCDVIWKKSKTSALAALADEPFDVVLLDRRIPSEDGVLDDDVNHGWDVFQSIRETLPGTSVWFLTGTEDADFSADVLNDFGRNGDIHSCGREDTIYRVFWKRRMTDCVAAAKTFRADVQRTEAINLSQVGEPVNLRPEEERLLKLFGRRHGGVSVEVRPLSGGLSGARVLRVAVRNAAGQTIVTSIAKVGAFDEIGVERSRYHGEIARLVPGSTPQLTGDITLGASGHAGIFYGVVGSEVTDLFAKLVSDPDGGAEVPSQLRAAQAPWFAARDGERVRVGAIRRRLIGDVALASIEGELQGIDIVAVELLEIDVAHCVQHGDLHCANVLFDDRGLPMFIDYPETGRTLASLDPIALELSTVFHRHAPDRHGWPSEAQAVDWPDVGAFAAGAPYEAYLRACRDWAVAVAGSQQEVLAVGYAYALRQLKYDDTDKVLARAIIRGCISALTGIVA; encoded by the coding sequence GTGCGGATTCTGCTGGTCGAGGACAAGCCCGACTTCGCCGCAACGATCGACAAGGCGCTGCGCGCTGTGGACGGCTGCGACGTCATCTGGAAGAAGAGCAAGACGAGTGCGCTTGCGGCGCTCGCCGACGAACCGTTCGACGTCGTGCTCCTCGACCGGCGCATACCGTCCGAGGATGGCGTGCTTGATGACGACGTGAACCATGGCTGGGACGTGTTCCAGTCAATCCGGGAAACGTTGCCCGGCACGTCGGTCTGGTTCCTGACCGGGACGGAGGACGCCGATTTCTCTGCCGATGTGCTGAACGATTTTGGTCGCAACGGCGACATCCATTCCTGCGGGCGTGAGGACACGATCTATCGTGTGTTCTGGAAGCGTCGGATGACGGATTGCGTCGCAGCTGCGAAGACATTTCGCGCCGACGTTCAGCGGACTGAGGCGATCAACCTCAGCCAGGTCGGCGAACCTGTCAATCTGCGACCCGAAGAGGAGCGGTTGCTCAAGCTGTTCGGGCGCCGGCATGGCGGCGTCAGCGTCGAGGTCAGGCCATTGAGCGGTGGCCTCTCAGGCGCCCGCGTTCTGCGCGTCGCCGTGCGTAATGCCGCTGGCCAGACCATTGTGACGTCGATCGCCAAGGTAGGGGCGTTCGACGAGATTGGTGTCGAACGAAGCCGCTATCATGGCGAGATCGCGCGATTGGTCCCCGGATCCACCCCGCAACTTACGGGTGACATCACGCTCGGCGCCTCTGGGCATGCCGGCATTTTCTACGGCGTTGTCGGGAGCGAGGTCACCGATTTGTTCGCCAAGCTCGTCTCAGACCCTGACGGCGGAGCGGAGGTGCCAAGCCAATTGCGCGCTGCCCAGGCGCCTTGGTTCGCCGCGCGCGACGGCGAACGGGTGCGCGTTGGTGCTATTCGACGCCGCCTGATCGGCGATGTCGCGCTCGCGAGCATCGAGGGCGAACTTCAAGGCATCGACATTGTCGCAGTCGAATTGCTCGAAATCGATGTGGCGCATTGTGTTCAGCACGGCGATCTGCATTGCGCCAACGTCCTCTTCGATGATCGAGGTCTCCCGATGTTCATCGATTACCCAGAGACTGGCCGCACTCTCGCAAGCCTGGATCCAATAGCGCTCGAGTTGAGCACTGTCTTTCATAGGCATGCGCCCGATCGTCATGGTTGGCCGAGCGAGGCGCAGGCCGTTGACTGGCCGGATGTCGGTGCCTTCGCGGCTGGCGCGCCATATGAGGCTTATCTGCGCGCGTGCCGTGACTGGGCGGTGGCCGTAGCAGGCTCGCAGCAGGAGGTCTTAGCGGTCGGCTATGCATATGCGCTTCGACAGCTCAAGTACGACGACACCGACAAGGTTCTTGCCCGGGCGATCATCCGCGGCTGTATCTCTGCTCTGACCGGCATCGTGGCGTGA
- a CDS encoding phospholipase D family protein: MFRLISSNWEKEVLDARSASPVGLRIICPFIKARTMARILEAGHKGPLEVITRFDLGCFYDGVSDTDALRGLLEAGGTIRGIKGLHAKLFLFAEATAIGTSANVTDAAMLRNHEFGFIADDATIVDECRSYFDRLWKQAGRNLTAARLKDWDTLLAAARKKSGGNQRPNLPDHGAKLPATSPFALASVAKSYDNAAFLKFFGQGTNRSPRTARIADLVADSGCNWACTYPTARRPRQIQDGDILYMARIAAPDDLLIFGSAIGWRHRDDEDVASVAEIEARPWKEKWANYVRVHTARFINAELGVGVSMREMMTELGSDSFQSTQQNAERGSGNTDPFAAYLRKPGMPLTSISREWIDRRIEALFRQHGEVDLSPIRFRAPT, encoded by the coding sequence ATGTTTCGGCTGATCAGCAGTAATTGGGAAAAAGAAGTTCTCGATGCAAGAAGCGCGAGCCCGGTTGGTCTCCGGATCATCTGTCCGTTCATCAAAGCCAGGACGATGGCGCGCATCCTAGAGGCCGGGCACAAGGGGCCGCTCGAAGTCATCACCCGGTTCGATCTCGGCTGCTTCTATGACGGGGTCAGCGACACAGACGCGCTTCGCGGCCTACTTGAGGCCGGCGGCACGATCCGGGGCATCAAAGGACTGCATGCCAAGCTGTTTTTGTTTGCTGAAGCAACAGCTATCGGCACGAGCGCAAACGTCACCGACGCTGCAATGCTGCGTAACCACGAATTCGGGTTTATCGCCGACGACGCCACCATCGTCGACGAATGCCGCAGCTATTTCGATCGATTATGGAAGCAGGCCGGCCGAAATCTGACCGCAGCGCGACTCAAAGATTGGGACACGTTGCTCGCCGCCGCGCGCAAGAAAAGCGGGGGCAATCAGCGACCGAACCTGCCTGATCATGGTGCAAAGCTACCGGCCACATCTCCCTTCGCGCTGGCGTCGGTCGCAAAGAGTTATGACAACGCGGCATTCCTCAAATTCTTCGGGCAAGGCACCAACCGTTCTCCTCGAACCGCACGGATCGCTGATCTTGTCGCGGATTCGGGATGCAATTGGGCGTGTACGTATCCAACAGCGCGGCGGCCGCGCCAGATTCAAGACGGCGATATTCTCTACATGGCGCGGATCGCTGCGCCCGATGATCTGCTGATCTTCGGTAGTGCGATAGGTTGGCGCCATCGCGACGACGAGGATGTTGCCAGCGTCGCTGAGATAGAGGCGAGACCTTGGAAGGAAAAGTGGGCGAACTACGTGCGCGTGCACACCGCGCGCTTCATCAACGCCGAACTGGGAGTAGGCGTTTCGATGCGAGAGATGATGACCGAATTGGGGTCGGACAGCTTCCAATCAACTCAGCAAAATGCCGAGAGAGGGTCCGGAAACACCGATCCCTTCGCGGCTTATTTGCGCAAACCTGGCATGCCGCTCACTTCTATTTCGCGAGAATGGATCGATCGCCGGATCGAGGCGCTGTTCCGGCAACATGGGGAGGTCGATCTTAGTCCAATCCGTTTCAGGGCTCCGACCTAA